From the genome of Solanum pennellii chromosome 6, SPENNV200:
NNNNNNNNNNNNNNNNNNNNNNNNNNNNNNNNNNNNNNNNNNNNNNNNNNNNNNNNNNNNNNNNNNNNNNNNNNNNNNNNNNNNNNNNNNNNNNNNNNNNNNNNNNNNNNNNNNNNNNNNNNNNNNNNNNNNNNNNNNNNNNNNNNNNNNNNNNNNNNNNNNNNNNNNNNNNNNNNNNNNNNNNNNNNNNNNNNNNNNNNNNNNNNNNNNNNNNNNNNNNNNNNNNNNNNNNNNNNNNNNNNNNNNNNNNNNNNNNNNNNNNNNNNNNNNNNNNNNNNNNNNNNNNNNNNNNNNNNNNNNNNNNNNNNNNNNNNNNNNNNNNNNNNNNNNNNNNNNNNNNNNNNNNNNNNNNNNNNNNNNNNNNNNNNNNNNNNNNNNNNNNNNNNNNNNNNNNNNNNNNNNNNNNNNNNNNNNNNNNNNNNNNNNNNNNNNNNNNNNNNNNNNNNNNNNNNNNNNNNNNNNNNNNNNNNNNNNNNNNNNNNNNNNNNNNNNNNNNNNNNNNNNNNNNNNNNNNNNNNNNNNNNNNNNNNNNNNNNNNNNNNNNNNNNNNNNNNNNNNNNNNNNNNNNNNNNNNNNNNNNNNNNNNNNNNNNNNNNNNNNNNNNNNNNNNNNNNNNNNNNNNNNNNNNNNNNNNNNNNNNNNNNNNNNNNNNNNNNNNNNNNNNNNNNNNNNNNNNNNNNNNNNNNNNNNNNNNNNNNNNNNNNNNNNNNNNNNNNNNNNNNNNNNNNNNNNNNNNNNNNNNNNNNNNNNNNNNNNNNNNNNNNNNNNNNNNNNNNNNNNNNNNNNNNNNNNNNNNNNNNNNNNNNNNNNNNNNNNNNNNNNNNNNNNNNNNNNNNNNNNNNNNNNNNNNNNNNNNNNNNNNNNNNNNNNNNNNNNNNNNNNNNNNNNNNNNNNNNNNNNNNNNNNNNNNNNNNNNNNNNNNNNNNNNNNNNNNNNNNNNNNNNNNNNNNNNNNNNNNNNNNNNNNNNNNNNNNNNNNNNNNNNNNNNNNNNNNNNNNNNNNNNNNNNNNNNNNNNNNNNNNNNNNNNNNNNNNNNNNNNNNNNNNNNNNNNNNNNNNNNNNNNNNNNNNNNNNNNNNNNNNNNNNNNNNNNNNNNNNNNNNNNNNNNNNNNNNNNNNNNNNNNNNNNNNNNNNNNNNNNNNNNNNNNNNNNNNNNNNNNNNNNNNNNNNNNNNNNNNNNNNNNNNNNNNNNNNNNNNNNNNNNNNNNNNNNNNNNNNNNNNNNNNNNNNNNNNNNNNNNNNNNNNNNNNNNNNNNNNNNNNNNNNNNNNNNNNNNNNNNNNNNNNNNNNNNNNNNNNNNNNNNNNNNNNNNNNNNNNNNNNNNNNNNNNNNNNNNNNNNNNNNNNNNNNNNNNNNNNNNNNNNNNNNNNNNNNNNNNNNNNNNNNNNNNNNNNNNNNNNNNNNNNNNNNNNNNNNNNNNNNNNNNNNNNNNNNNNNNNNNNNNNNNNNNNNNNNNNNNNNNNNNNNNNNNNNNNNNNNNNNNNNNNNNNNNNNNNNNNNNNNNNNNNNNNNNNNNNNNNNNNNNNNNNNNNNNNNNNNNNNNNNNNNNNNNNNNNtttatgtcaagcatcatcttaatagagaggatttaagattaaagatttgatattctcatcattctaaccaccataATTATACggtcacaacatacaaacacacaatcaagtatatagaagactttacaataccacccaatacatatcaatcgctatttagagtttatctaacacatagacataaaccataacctacctccaccgaagaatcgtgatcaagcaagctatctccccaatgcccttttgctttcctcttcgttctctctctcgctcgttcgttctccctctctgtctttttctttttcttcttagattcttttcttttaccctaattatcatataattcattatgataaaagtaacccattatttatttcaacgttatctcctttaaccctccaagtaattaaattattagacTTAACCCACTAATTTCGTAAAGTTtttcatgaatagtccaaaacacccctttaaacttttagcagaattccgacccagttaagtttacgcaacctgtgacggtctgtcatgtctgcgacgatccgtcctgcatgttcgtcacaaagttcagagagtcaaattcagtaaagggtttgtgacggtctgtcgtacctacgacggtccgtcctgcagttccgtcgcgaagttcagagagtcgatctcagtacccagattttcagagtttaagtgttttggaacgaaggccctcgacggtccgtcgtgcctatgacggttcgtcctacttgtcgtcgagggtaatgagaaaaatagaagaagaaactcacaagtatgggacgacggaatccatcacgggccgtcgtgaccatgacggtccgtcgcgtggtccgtcgacccagtcagtttttatcaaaataatcttactgctcgaatcgactaaacaggtcgttacaatgtTAACTTATGATACATTTATGTGGAATTTAACTAAAGATTACATATAAGAATTTGTATGCACATTTTCatgtataattataaaataatttaattcgtTGTAGTTAggttttttcaatttaaaacttaaaatttttgtatttttattaaatttcttaataatGCAATcaataataagaagaaaaatgttAGATATAAACagttaatttgttttaaatgtgaaagttgcaagttcaaaatttattataaatatataaatttgtcaaatattaaaaaattcaaaatagttACAACTAAATTTCCATCAAATTTGCTAAGAGATAAGtttgagttttttaaaattatattcatgcaaactaaaaggaaaagaatcaaAAGATAAATACCACACTAATATTAACTTTCTCATCCACATAACATTAAGTTTGTTCAGTTTTaacattcaattttaaaattaaatatttttttatatcataaaaGTTATATAGGTGGTCGTATATGtcctttttgtaagtggattgttagtttttttcttttatttatgaaaattatgagttaattaaaagataaaaacttaAAACATGTGAGTTGTGTaatgttattgttttttttaatgatattcCTATTAATATTTAgattatcattaattaattatcattttaaaagggtcctttttaaaaaatagtcatatctAATCAAGTATGAATTATTTGcagttatattaaatttaaaactaaaattttaagaatgCAAAAcgtaaaaattttataatttatttgtataatcacaaaatataaatagagtAAATCACGTTTTTTTACCACTTATTAATAGCTACTTCAAGATTAATTCTTGTCCCCTATAAtgattacattaattaatttacctccaattattattataattaattttaaaaagtatgatgatttcaaaagttaaggtaattgattaataactatattttcagaaaaaaaattgattactCCTACACGTGTACAATTTCTTCTCCTAAACTATAGGCacataataattcatttatctccactttaaataatttacatgaaaaattaataatatttttttaatattaaataattataaaaataaaaatagatatttgatttaaaaaaactaaaggtTCAAACAACATGTAAGAGGATTACTCAATAATGGTCTATGGATATGAATGGTACATAGTATTaggtaaatatattaattttgaaaggaattaatatataaatcaaaattaatttatttttaatatttttaatcatcCATCCTTATTATAAGAGggagaaaatttattattatctatttatatatgtaataggAGAGAAAATACAATTACtataaaatgtatataaaataaatttattcataCAACTAGGACCAATTTACttctttttatcttaaaaatagattctttttttatattgttattaaatattaaataattacgaatacttaaaatttaataaaatttcccaCTAATAATTTGACTTGaagattaaataatatttttgaaatatgtggttttgaattatgcatttataaaacatttaaatttgtgttttgttttagttttataGTATTAAATATTTGATGTGGAGAGttgaaatttgattttctttaagaaaaaaaccTTTATAATTGCTTAACATCAATACATCATGACATAAAAAATGTAGTTATGATTCATAACTATAAGAATAacattataacaaaaaatttatattctaaatatatttcataaattacttttgatttaattacGTTTGAAATATCCGCGCAACGCGCCGATACGAATACTAGTTATcacttaaaagaaaataaacacaCGAGAGAATAAGGATATCAAATTACCATTTGGGAAGAACTCAACTTTGCAACAAAGGAGATGAGTCAAATTCATTTTGCGATCTTTCATTTCGGCGATCATATTTAAGATATCACCATACTATCTCTATCATACATATGACCTTACACGAAGCAAAAATGCATGgtcaaccaaaacaaaaaacccATGGATTTTCAAAAGAAAGGATTAACTACGGGGCCAAAGAGTCTCCTCCAAGACTCTTTAACCAATCAAGCAAAGACAgattgaatgaaagaaaaaagttgCTACACAACTCACCCAAATGAAAATAGACTCGCAACTATAGATTTGTTAATTCCTTCCCCTAGGGGACGTGCTAATAGCAACACAAGTTTCATACAAAGGTGCCTTGAACAAGCAAGCAACAAAAACCTATTCAAAAAAAAGTGAACTACCTTATTAAGCTAGCTTGCGGACATCCTAGAAATGAGGCTTATCCTTGGGTCAAGGTTTCATTCAATGTTTTATCAAGAAGATTAATGGGTTATTTTAATGAGCCGGGTTAGAAAAATGGTCaggtatatttatttatgttcaCTACCCCTCAAGGCTTAGAGGCATATTTAATCAAATGTGTATAACGGTAGAattagttttaacttaaaacTCAAAGAGGATAAATATTAAACTATCCCCATAAATAGCTGGGCAAAAATCAGCATTTCTCATTTCATGAGACTGTACACAAAGGCCCTATTCCACAAGTAGGAAGCATACAAATCAAACAAGAAACTTCACAAAAAACCATCCTATACAAGGCTCCTGGCTGATCTCAAGAAATGCATCACTGAAGATTATCGAGTGGGATTGTCTACGATGTTCAATATCTTAACTCCTATAGTAACAAATACTACGCGCAGTAGCCAACCAACCTGACTTGCCTTAAATAAGGTAGGAATCGGCAAGGCTTCTGCACAAAAACAGATGCCAGCCACTGACATAAATGTTCCGTTAGTCCAAAGCATGGAACcccttcaaaaatcaaaatgatGTTCAATCCTCAAGATTTTACACCAGCCCTTCAAGGGAACAAACCCTCCTGTTTCAAAGAATAAAAAGAGAGGAAGAGTTGTGTTGCAGTATTAGGAGCCTATTATATAGTCTATATCCAAATACAAGCACACAAAAATAAGTGAGAAACAGAACCATTACCCTCTCACTGGTGTCAAAGCTCTTGTCTACCTCAGGCCAAAATCAATCAAATCCCAAGAAGATTCAGAATCATAATGATCATAGTCTTCATAGTTCTTGTAACAAAAAGACAACAATTCAGGTTCTGATTCAAATTGGTAAAGCACTCAGTTAAATCACTAAAGTTAGAGGAATCAAGAAGCAAAGGAACAAACCTTATCATACTTGCCAACATCAGCTGAATCTGCCTCGTCATCCACCTATAGTTGCAAATGTCATTTACAGTATTCTAAAACTTGTACTTGAAAGTTAAGCATTTGAATGGAAGGGACCAAATGCGTTGTTGCAAATGATAACTTATTACTCATCAAGCATGTCAGATAAGAaacatttcaaatattaaagacATATATAAATATCCTAATAGAATCAATAGATATAAGATGTTATGTCATTTACAGTATCCGGAAACCTGTAATTTATAGTTAAGCATCTAAACGGGGAATCAGAAAGATAGAAGCATTATCCACAAGGAACTTGTAATTTATCAAACAGATCACAGTacaatgattttaaaaatttgcaAGCAAAGGTAATGTAAGAGagcaaataaatacaaaaaagagCATTATGAGCTTTAGGTATAAAACTTCCACAGTTGAAGTAGCATTAAGCTCCTGATGCCTTCAGTAGATATAGGACTTGGTAATCTAGTTTCTGTGTGGAAATCTATAGGCAGAACTGTTCGCTTAGATGGTCATCTAAGGCAAATGTTTATTCTTAAGAGAGTCTAGTATGTTTGCTCGAGAGACTAATAGTATTTGCAGATAATGAGTATGAAAAAACAATTCTGGAATCCGGACTATTTTTATCCATACATGATCAATATTGTATATAATGTCATTAAGGAATCTATGTCCTCTGCTAGAGAATCTTGTTACTGGATTAGCAAGACTGTAACTTCATCATGTTTTACAAGCTTTGAAACAGAAAAAGCATCAACTTCTTAACAGAACGAATTCTTCATTTCAGAAAACTCAGGAAGTTCAATTAAGGCTGAAATTTCGGAATCTTCAAATGACATTTAGCCCTGTACTATAGGAAATTCGGAAAAGGACGTCATACAATATGAAACAAGGAAATGCATCATCAGCCAGCAGAGTCCATTTAGGAGCACAATATCTAAAGTGACAATCAATTATTATTCAAGGAATAAGCAATAGTAGCGGAACAAAGAAATGCGACATGCAGATTACCCtccatagcatatcattctccTCTTTGTGCAAAAGTTTCACATGTGCAAGATTAATTATCTCGGCTTTCATGAAGTACAAAATCTTCTCCTGAAATTTTTTCAGTTCAATTACATTAATAAACACTTCAATGAACAAATGGGTGATGAAACATGATTAGCTAGCATTGTTTGATAAAACAAATATAGCCAAAAGCTCAAATAAACAACTAAAAGTACCAAACAAACTGGTACCTTACGTGTCATGTTTTTCCACGTCTCAAAACCTCTGTTATCTACTTCAAACTCATTTCCGTCAATGTTTTTCTTCACAAAATCCTCCCTGCAACACCAAACGCGTGAGGCCATGACCACTTAAGACGACACTTTTTCTTTATACACATAATACTAAcatactaaacaaattaaatagaTATCCGCAACATGGTTATTCTTTAACGTAAAGATTTGGCACACACATTGAATATGTTAAGgtaaaatacataaacatacCATTTAAATTGAACATCTATATCCCTTAAATTGGGTGTGCACTTAAACATGTATACAATTAGCACAAATAAACACACGCGTCCTATATGACAATTTGCGTAAAATATACATGTCCTACATGGCAATTTGCGTGAAATATACCTGTGCTACATGACAATTTATTTGTATCATGTCATGTAAGATAcgtttatataaatttaaatgtgtatttgagCAAGTTAAGGGACATTGTTTATATATTACGCCTATACTAAACAAGCCTATCTAAACTCATACattcaaataaataactaaagagAAAGATAAGAGGCAACAAACATGAAAATTCGAAAAGCCGATCTGGGTTGGTGAATAAGCCTCTTCCCCTTAACAATGGTTCTGCTCCTGGGTTGGCATTTCAATTTCTTTACAATTTTTCTGGGTTCACATTCATGCATGTCAGCCAACGCAATAGCCACTGAGACTCCACATGTTTCACTGCAAATACACCCACAttacacaataaaaaaaaacctacatAAATTATTCA
Proteins encoded in this window:
- the LOC107022658 gene encoding uncharacterized protein LOC107022658 isoform X2, which gives rise to MTIDDVLWMYSPRLLKFPLLKAHKLKQRETHYSMMYQARTRKRVFGIQIHRGPDGSAFQKCETCGVSVAIALADMHECEPRKIVKKLKCQPRSRTIVKGKRLIHQPRSAFRIFMEDFVKKNIDGNEFEVDNRGFETWKNMTRKEKILYFMKAEIINLAHVKLLHKEENDMLWRVDDEADSADVGKYDKNYEDYDHYDSESSWDLIDFGLR
- the LOC107022658 gene encoding uncharacterized protein LOC107022658 isoform X3 — encoded protein: MMYQARTRKRVFGIQIHRGPDGSAFQKCETCGVSVAIALADMHECEPRKIVKKLKCQPRSRTIVKGKRLIHQPRSAFRIFMEDFVKKNIDGNEFEVDNRGFETWKNMTRKEKILYFMKAEIINLAHVKLLHKEENDMLWRVDDEADSADVGKYDKNYEDYDHYDSESSWDLIDFGLR
- the LOC107022658 gene encoding uncharacterized protein LOC107022658 isoform X1, with the translated sequence MTIDDVLWMYSPRLLKFPLLKAHKLKQLQRETHYSMMYQARTRKRVFGIQIHRGPDGSAFQKCETCGVSVAIALADMHECEPRKIVKKLKCQPRSRTIVKGKRLIHQPRSAFRIFMEDFVKKNIDGNEFEVDNRGFETWKNMTRKEKILYFMKAEIINLAHVKLLHKEENDMLWRVDDEADSADVGKYDKNYEDYDHYDSESSWDLIDFGLR